From the Senegalimassilia faecalis genome, one window contains:
- a CDS encoding P-II family nitrogen regulator, whose amino-acid sequence MKKITAIVRPEKLEPLKDALFAAKVSGMTISQVQGCGSQHGWKEYYRGTEVLLNMVPKVKFEIICDDAQVDALIDVIANTARTGNVGDGKVFVFPVDEVVRIRTGERGDAAV is encoded by the coding sequence ATGAAGAAAATCACCGCCATCGTGCGTCCCGAAAAGCTCGAGCCGCTCAAAGATGCGCTGTTCGCAGCGAAAGTTTCCGGCATGACCATCTCGCAGGTGCAAGGCTGCGGCAGTCAGCACGGCTGGAAGGAATACTACCGCGGCACCGAGGTGCTGCTGAACATGGTGCCGAAGGTGAAGTTCGAGATCATCTGCGATGACGCCCAGGTTGACGCGCTCATCGACGTGATTGCGAACACGGCGCGCACCGGCAACGTCGGCGACGGCAAGGTCTTCGTCTTCCCGGTCGACGAGGTGGTGCGCATCCGCACCGGCGAGCGCGGAGACGCCGCGGTATAA
- a CDS encoding exodeoxyribonuclease VII small subunit: MAYESYESFESVKRRLAEIVDAVSNDDLPLDQALSLYEEAVGLGLRASDLLEQGIDERRCEQALAEEDGGQEGSAQPADAAGQAPAAATDAENPDQE; this comes from the coding sequence GTGGCGTACGAGTCTTACGAGTCGTTCGAATCGGTCAAAAGGCGCCTGGCTGAGATCGTCGATGCGGTAAGCAACGACGATCTTCCGCTTGACCAGGCGCTCTCGCTGTACGAGGAAGCCGTTGGCCTGGGGCTGCGCGCAAGCGATTTGCTGGAGCAGGGCATCGACGAGCGTCGTTGCGAGCAGGCGTTGGCCGAAGAGGACGGCGGGCAGGAGGGCTCGGCGCAGCCCGCAGACGCGGCGGGGCAGGCACCGGCCGCTGCAACCGATGCCGAAAACCCTGATCAGGAATGA
- the nusB gene encoding transcription antitermination factor NusB, which translates to MAMKRHERTTARRVALQVLYTAEIKGITAAEVVAEGTFPSEEGTLTDYALDLVRGVENNRIAIDGNLKAAAENWSLGRMPIVDRSILRIATYEILFVEDVPTSVAINEAVELAKDFGGEDESPRFVNGVLGRIAKDVDAEASAPRGDDPAQPLVL; encoded by the coding sequence ATGGCAATGAAACGACACGAGCGCACGACGGCCCGCCGCGTGGCGCTGCAGGTTCTGTACACCGCTGAAATCAAGGGCATAACCGCAGCCGAGGTGGTTGCGGAAGGCACGTTTCCCTCCGAAGAGGGAACGCTGACCGACTATGCGCTCGATTTGGTGCGCGGCGTCGAGAACAACCGCATCGCCATTGACGGCAACCTGAAGGCTGCTGCCGAGAACTGGTCGCTGGGGCGCATGCCCATCGTGGACCGCTCCATCCTGCGCATTGCCACGTACGAGATCCTGTTCGTGGAAGACGTTCCCACCAGCGTCGCCATCAACGAGGCCGTTGAGCTGGCGAAGGACTTCGGCGGCGAAGACGAGTCCCCGCGTTTCGTGAACGGCGTTTTGGGCCGCATTGCCAAAGACGTCGACGCTGAGGCTTCTGCGCCGCGCGGCGACGACCCGGCGCAGCCGCTCGTGCTGTAA
- a CDS encoding GNAT family N-acetyltransferase, with product MDVRFVPVETAEDQEALAKLAGEIWHEYWPALIGAAQTDYMVEQFQSLEAIKRDMAENAYEYWFVVDEDGKTVGYTGGHEEPETSRYFISKIYLLAEERGKHYASKIIEFYVELCRLRDLHAMYLTVNKHNELGVRCYLGKGFVTIESVETDIGNGFVMDDYVMEKEA from the coding sequence ATGGACGTGCGTTTCGTACCCGTTGAAACCGCTGAGGACCAAGAAGCGCTGGCAAAGCTGGCCGGTGAGATTTGGCACGAATACTGGCCCGCGCTTATCGGGGCTGCGCAAACCGATTACATGGTGGAGCAGTTCCAAAGCCTTGAAGCCATCAAGCGCGACATGGCCGAAAACGCCTACGAATACTGGTTTGTCGTCGACGAAGACGGCAAAACCGTGGGCTACACCGGTGGCCATGAGGAGCCGGAAACCAGCCGCTACTTCATCTCGAAGATCTACCTGCTGGCCGAAGAGCGCGGCAAGCACTACGCTTCGAAGATCATCGAGTTCTACGTGGAGCTGTGCCGCTTGCGCGATTTGCACGCCATGTACCTGACGGTGAACAAACACAACGAGCTGGGTGTGCGCTGCTATTTGGGCAAGGGTTTCGTCACCATCGAGTCCGTGGAAACCGACATCGGCAACGGCTTTGTCATGGACGACTACGTGATGGAGAAGGAAGCGTAA
- a CDS encoding acyltransferase family protein has product MPETPATRHYGNRTHVGSAHEAQQAQQRSYSARTAGSDASRHAHSQHSATRPAASTNHSRTASAHTRTASATGTNAHACTHASERAQTPSANRKRGAQPAPKKKSRYIPALDGLRALAVLGVIAYHMGMAWAPGGLLGVTVFFVLSGYLITSLLLIEWDNTGTINLPQFWLRRVKRLFPAIAFVIICVAALCTIFDHSLLTKLREDMWAALCWVTNWWYILRDVSYFDALGAPSPVTHFWSLAIEEQFYVVWPVVLILAHKFGVKRSHMRNATLVLVLASALEMALLFNPDADPSRVYYGTDTRAFSLLIGAWLAFVWPSNQLGADNEVQLDRNVRIALDAVGGIALIGLIAMMGCIEGTSAIMYRGGILLASIITMVIIAVIVHPSSILGKVFSAKPLVWIGLRSYGIYLWHYPLLLLMNPRSNIAGTPWWMYLVELAVMFACAAFSYKFVEDPIRHGSIGTFVGRVRSGEVYLANWLRDHAIPTAAAAAVTLVCVGGLIFVPNTSALEGGDLLKDESAHVAGVPAANDAATAEKAKLDVLMIGDSVSVRAIPNFTETFPYGAIDAAVNRQLTVGEDVYRSYAEQGIVGDIVVFALGTNGQVTDEQLDDLLGEVGTDKHVFFVNTRSPQTWMAETNAALERAAGRYGNVQVIDWYSASAPHGDWFDGDGTHLSQDGAQAYIDLVHDAIADLLPEHKPNDEVAKIETPYEQATNAAISAQESAARTLANNLANTLGEQPNQN; this is encoded by the coding sequence ATGCCGGAAACGCCGGCCACCAGGCACTACGGGAACCGCACGCACGTTGGTTCCGCACACGAAGCTCAGCAGGCTCAGCAACGCTCATACTCCGCTCGCACCGCCGGCAGCGACGCATCTCGCCACGCTCACTCACAGCATAGCGCCACACGTCCAGCCGCTTCGACAAACCATTCGCGTACCGCAAGCGCTCACACGCGCACGGCATCTGCGACTGGCACAAACGCACATGCATGCACCCATGCCTCGGAACGCGCCCAAACGCCTTCCGCCAACCGTAAGCGCGGCGCGCAACCCGCTCCCAAGAAGAAGTCACGCTACATTCCCGCGCTCGATGGCCTGCGCGCGCTTGCCGTGCTCGGCGTCATCGCGTATCACATGGGCATGGCATGGGCACCCGGCGGCCTGCTTGGCGTCACGGTGTTCTTCGTCTTGTCCGGCTACCTTATTACCAGCCTTCTGCTGATCGAATGGGACAACACCGGCACCATCAACCTGCCGCAGTTTTGGCTGCGGCGCGTAAAACGCCTGTTCCCGGCCATCGCATTCGTCATCATTTGCGTGGCCGCACTGTGCACCATCTTCGACCACAGCTTGCTTACCAAGCTGCGCGAGGACATGTGGGCCGCGCTGTGCTGGGTGACGAACTGGTGGTACATCCTGCGCGACGTGTCGTACTTCGATGCGTTGGGCGCGCCAAGCCCCGTCACGCACTTCTGGTCGCTGGCCATCGAGGAGCAGTTCTACGTCGTGTGGCCCGTGGTGCTGATTCTGGCCCACAAGTTCGGCGTGAAGCGCAGCCACATGCGCAACGCCACGCTGGTGCTGGTACTGGCTTCAGCACTTGAGATGGCGCTGCTGTTCAACCCCGATGCCGACCCCTCGCGCGTGTACTACGGCACCGACACGCGCGCGTTTAGCCTGCTCATCGGCGCATGGCTTGCCTTCGTGTGGCCCTCTAACCAGCTAGGCGCCGATAACGAGGTGCAGCTTGACCGCAACGTGCGCATCGCCCTTGACGCCGTGGGCGGCATCGCGCTTATCGGGCTGATTGCCATGATGGGCTGCATCGAGGGCACGTCGGCCATCATGTATCGCGGCGGCATTTTGCTAGCGTCCATCATCACCATGGTAATCATCGCCGTTATCGTGCATCCGTCGTCCATCCTGGGCAAGGTGTTCTCCGCGAAGCCCCTAGTGTGGATCGGCCTGCGTTCGTACGGCATCTACCTGTGGCACTATCCCCTGTTGCTGCTGATGAACCCGCGCAGCAACATCGCCGGCACTCCTTGGTGGATGTACCTGGTGGAGCTTGCCGTTATGTTCGCCTGCGCGGCGTTTTCCTACAAGTTCGTGGAAGACCCCATCCGCCACGGCTCCATCGGCACGTTCGTGGGCCGCGTGCGCTCGGGCGAGGTGTACCTGGCCAACTGGCTGCGCGATCACGCCATCCCCACCGCCGCAGCCGCAGCCGTTACGCTCGTGTGCGTTGGCGGCCTTATCTTCGTGCCGAACACGTCAGCTCTTGAAGGCGGCGACTTGCTGAAGGACGAAAGCGCTCACGTTGCCGGCGTTCCCGCTGCAAACGATGCCGCCACCGCCGAGAAGGCCAAGCTTGACGTGCTGATGATCGGCGACTCCGTTTCCGTGCGCGCCATTCCGAACTTCACGGAAACATTCCCCTACGGCGCCATCGACGCCGCCGTGAACCGCCAGCTTACCGTGGGCGAAGACGTGTACCGCTCCTATGCCGAGCAGGGTATTGTCGGCGATATTGTCGTGTTCGCGTTGGGCACAAACGGCCAGGTAACCGATGAACAGCTTGACGATTTGCTGGGCGAAGTGGGCACCGATAAGCACGTGTTCTTCGTGAACACGCGCAGCCCGCAAACTTGGATGGCCGAAACGAACGCCGCACTTGAACGCGCAGCTGGCCGTTACGGCAACGTGCAGGTTATCGACTGGTATAGCGCCAGTGCGCCGCACGGCGACTGGTTTGACGGCGACGGTACCCATCTGTCCCAAGACGGCGCCCAAGCCTACATCGACCTGGTGCACGACGCCATTGCCGACTTGCTGCCCGAGCACAAGCCCAACGACGAAGTGGCGAAAATCGAAACGCCCTACGAGCAGGCAACGAACGCCGCTATCAGCGCCCAGGAATCCGCCGCACGCACGCTCGCCAACAACCTAGCCAACACCCTTGGGGAACAGCCCAATCAAAACTAG
- the rpsA gene encoding 30S ribosomal protein S1: MNQMIDGTLTEFDEGDLVNGTVVKIEHDEVLVDIGFKSEGVVPVRELSIRKDADPSEIVSLGEPIEALVLQKEDKDGRLILSKKRAEYERAWISVEEKFKAGETVTGEVIEVVKGGLILDIGLRGFLPASLVDLRRVKDLDMYLHTEIEARVIEMDRNRNNVVLSRRVLLEEGRKNERAEILSKLSKGMRLKGTVSSIVDFGAFVDLGGIDGLVHISELSWNHVNHPSEVVKVGDEVEVEVLDVDLQRERISLGLKQTTEDPWIKLVESYPVGSIVDGKVTKTVPFGAFVELGQSIEGLVHISEMAMRHIDTPAQVVKPGDMVKVKVMEINPDRRRISLSMKAAAAEMGFEIPVDESIQAEEKPAKKREKKADKPAEAKAE, from the coding sequence ATGAACCAGATGATCGACGGAACGCTGACCGAGTTCGACGAGGGCGACCTGGTCAACGGCACGGTCGTTAAGATCGAGCATGACGAGGTGCTGGTGGACATCGGATTTAAGTCCGAGGGCGTTGTGCCCGTCCGCGAGCTGTCCATCCGCAAGGATGCCGATCCGTCCGAGATCGTCAGCCTGGGCGAGCCCATCGAGGCTCTCGTTCTGCAGAAGGAGGACAAGGACGGCCGTCTGATCCTCTCCAAGAAGCGTGCCGAGTACGAGCGTGCTTGGATCAGCGTCGAGGAGAAGTTCAAGGCTGGCGAGACCGTCACCGGCGAGGTTATCGAGGTTGTCAAGGGCGGCCTGATCCTGGACATCGGCCTGCGCGGCTTCCTGCCTGCGTCTTTGGTCGACCTGCGTCGCGTCAAGGACCTGGACATGTACCTGCACACCGAGATCGAGGCTCGCGTCATCGAGATGGACCGCAACCGCAACAACGTTGTTCTGTCCCGCCGCGTGCTGCTTGAGGAAGGCCGCAAGAACGAGCGCGCCGAGATTCTCTCCAAGCTGTCCAAGGGCATGCGCCTCAAGGGCACGGTTTCCAGCATCGTCGACTTCGGCGCCTTCGTTGACCTGGGCGGCATCGACGGTCTGGTCCACATCTCCGAGCTGTCCTGGAACCACGTCAACCATCCGTCCGAGGTCGTCAAGGTCGGCGACGAGGTTGAGGTTGAGGTCCTGGACGTCGACCTGCAGCGTGAGCGCATCTCCCTGGGCCTGAAGCAGACCACCGAGGATCCGTGGATCAAGCTCGTCGAGAGCTATCCGGTTGGCTCCATCGTTGACGGCAAGGTCACCAAGACCGTTCCGTTCGGCGCCTTCGTCGAGCTGGGCCAGTCCATCGAGGGCCTGGTGCACATCTCCGAGATGGCTATGCGCCACATCGACACGCCTGCTCAGGTTGTCAAGCCTGGCGACATGGTGAAGGTCAAGGTCATGGAGATCAACCCCGATCGTCGTCGCATCAGCCTGTCCATGAAGGCTGCCGCTGCTGAGATGGGCTTCGAGATCCCCGTGGACGAGTCCATCCAGGCTGAGGAGAAGCCGGCCAAGAAGCGCGAGAAGAAGGCTGACAAGCCCGCTGAGGCCAAGGCCGAATAA
- a CDS encoding ammonium transporter, translated as MFDTGSTAFMLVCAMLVLLMTPGLAFFYGGLSRRKNVVNTMIMVFAAIGIVAITWTVCGWSLAYGGDGSIPFFGGFDQLGFLNGASDMLAEAEAVPEDAVYPSIIDFVFQMAFCMITTAIITGSLAGRMKFGAVCAFVAIWTIVVYPPLAHMVWGGDGSLIGDTIGALDFAGGDVVHISSGLTGLILCLILGKRKGFGMMSYRPHNVPFVALGAALLWFGWFGFNAGSQFAADGVAGLALINTVVASGAALVSWMIVERAKVGKPTLVGAATGLVAGLVVITPAAGFVEPWAALVMGLIVSPICYFAISFCKAKIGYDDALDAFGCHAVGGVVGGICTGIFCVPELSWTDFGGLLYTGDVSLLGSQIAGIAITIVFVGVLDLVIAFIVKALFKGNLRVSEEEEAQGLDIAAHGESAYPAYIGLD; from the coding sequence ATGTTTGACACAGGTTCAACGGCGTTCATGCTTGTGTGCGCCATGCTCGTCCTGTTGATGACGCCCGGACTTGCGTTCTTCTACGGCGGCTTGTCGCGCCGCAAGAACGTGGTGAACACGATGATCATGGTGTTCGCGGCCATCGGCATCGTAGCGATTACGTGGACGGTATGCGGTTGGTCGCTCGCGTACGGCGGAGACGGTTCGATCCCCTTTTTCGGGGGCTTTGATCAACTTGGCTTCCTGAACGGCGCCAGCGATATGCTTGCCGAGGCGGAAGCAGTTCCCGAAGATGCGGTTTACCCGTCCATCATCGACTTCGTGTTCCAGATGGCGTTCTGCATGATCACCACCGCCATCATCACCGGCTCGCTTGCCGGCCGTATGAAGTTCGGCGCTGTGTGCGCGTTCGTAGCCATTTGGACCATCGTGGTGTATCCGCCGCTGGCTCACATGGTGTGGGGCGGCGACGGCAGCCTGATCGGCGACACCATCGGCGCGCTTGACTTCGCCGGCGGCGATGTCGTGCACATCTCCTCTGGCTTGACGGGCCTGATTCTGTGCCTGATTCTGGGTAAGCGCAAGGGCTTCGGCATGATGAGCTACCGTCCGCATAACGTTCCGTTTGTGGCTTTGGGCGCAGCGCTTCTGTGGTTCGGCTGGTTCGGCTTCAATGCTGGCTCTCAGTTCGCTGCCGACGGCGTTGCCGGCCTGGCGCTTATCAACACCGTGGTGGCATCGGGCGCGGCGCTGGTTTCCTGGATGATCGTGGAGCGCGCGAAGGTGGGCAAGCCCACGCTGGTCGGCGCTGCAACGGGCCTGGTGGCTGGCCTGGTTGTCATCACGCCGGCAGCTGGCTTCGTCGAGCCTTGGGCGGCGCTGGTCATGGGCCTGATCGTTTCTCCCATCTGCTACTTCGCCATCTCGTTCTGCAAGGCGAAGATCGGCTACGACGATGCGCTCGATGCGTTCGGGTGCCATGCAGTCGGCGGCGTTGTGGGCGGCATCTGCACCGGCATCTTCTGCGTGCCTGAGCTGTCCTGGACCGACTTCGGCGGCCTTCTGTACACGGGCGACGTCAGCCTGCTTGGCAGCCAGATCGCCGGCATCGCCATCACCATCGTGTTCGTGGGCGTGCTTGACCTGGTGATCGCGTTCATTGTGAAGGCGCTGTTCAAGGGCAACCTGCGCGTCAGCGAGGAAGAGGAAGCGCAAGGCCTTGACATCGCGGCCCATGGCGAGTCCGCATACCCGGCCTACATCGGCTTGGATTAA
- the coaE gene encoding dephospho-CoA kinase (Dephospho-CoA kinase (CoaE) performs the final step in coenzyme A biosynthesis.) gives MGMKKLFIIGGMGSGKSTARKVLAEQGVPFIDLDKVGHDVLEWDTVKDDLVEAFGADILGPDGRVVRSKVAAKAFTTPAETRKLNRISMPRIEESFTDQLDELEREGNKAVVVEYSVFKNRQTSMANGADVVIAVLAPLDARIERAVKSGWDETDVRNRIARQISDAERIEQADVVFNNDGTPDQLREKVIAWWTEYAKTLD, from the coding sequence ATGGGCATGAAAAAGCTGTTCATTATCGGCGGCATGGGTTCTGGCAAGTCCACGGCTCGCAAGGTACTGGCCGAGCAGGGCGTTCCGTTTATCGATCTTGACAAAGTTGGGCACGATGTCCTTGAGTGGGATACGGTGAAGGACGACTTGGTCGAGGCTTTCGGCGCGGATATCTTGGGCCCTGATGGGCGCGTCGTTCGCTCGAAGGTTGCGGCGAAGGCGTTCACCACGCCGGCGGAAACGCGCAAGCTCAACCGCATTTCCATGCCGCGCATCGAGGAGTCGTTCACCGATCAGCTTGATGAGCTGGAGCGCGAAGGCAACAAGGCCGTGGTGGTGGAATACTCCGTGTTCAAGAACCGCCAAACGTCCATGGCCAACGGCGCCGACGTGGTTATTGCGGTGCTTGCGCCGCTTGACGCGCGCATCGAGCGCGCTGTGAAATCCGGTTGGGACGAGACGGACGTGCGCAACCGCATTGCGCGCCAGATCAGCGATGCCGAGCGCATCGAGCAGGCCGATGTGGTGTTCAACAACGACGGCACGCCCGATCAGCTGCGCGAGAAAGTTATCGCGTGGTGGACGGAATACGCTAAAACGTTGGACTAG
- a CDS encoding Fur family transcriptional regulator: protein MAQASAAACETVGTRNTKQRALVLDAVRSLHNHPTSAEIYEVVHQQNPNVSRATVYRNLGVLSDRGEVLRIPVPNAADRYDFRCDNHFHAKCERCGGVFDIETEGVDPFARITKDYGFQVTGFDLAFSGICSQCANGEADC, encoded by the coding sequence ATGGCACAGGCGAGCGCAGCGGCTTGCGAAACGGTTGGCACGCGCAACACCAAGCAGCGGGCACTTGTGCTTGATGCGGTTCGCTCGCTGCACAACCATCCTACATCGGCGGAAATCTACGAAGTGGTGCATCAGCAGAACCCGAACGTGTCTCGCGCTACGGTGTATCGCAACCTTGGCGTGTTGTCCGACCGCGGGGAAGTGCTGCGCATTCCCGTTCCGAATGCCGCGGATCGCTACGATTTTCGTTGCGACAACCATTTTCACGCGAAGTGCGAACGGTGCGGCGGCGTGTTCGACATTGAAACGGAGGGCGTAGATCCCTTCGCGCGCATCACCAAGGACTATGGGTTCCAGGTAACCGGCTTCGACCTGGCCTTTTCCGGCATTTGTTCCCAGTGTGCAAACGGTGAAGCTGATTGCTAG
- the dxs gene encoding 1-deoxy-D-xylulose-5-phosphate synthase, translated as MSDNRILDIISSPADLKLLSNEELSILASEIRQEIVSVTSKTGGHVASSLGAVEIILALHSLLDCPKDKIVFDVGHQAYAHKLVTGRLKDFPTLRTYGGMSGFPKPSESPYDVHYSGHASDSLSVALGLAEARDLSGADNKVVALIGDAALSGGMAFEALNNIGQAQTPMVIILNDNEMSISHNVGALMKHLGYMRASSQYRQARDTMQEHLESSGPVGKALTSFGRNMKESMKQFVIPHSMIFEQLGIVCTAPVDGHNIAQLRETLRAVLAANGPVLMHVVTRKGEGYMPAVRNPEKFHGIGPYNIATGEVIKSDKPSAPKYTNVFGSALVKEAETNQDIVAITAAMKGGTGLDAFAEKFPKRFVDTGISEEHAVGFAGGLAAGGKKPVVALYSTFMQRAIDQTIINVALPKLDVVFAIDRAGIVGADGPTHHGVFDLVYARMVPNMRVLAPSNEAELVHSLHTALAMGGPFAIRYPRGEAEGVPLPEVPEVLPEGKARMVREGDDVALLAFGRMVGYACKAAEALEQQGISVRVVDMRWVKPLDADAIREAAGTKLVVTVEEGVIAGGAGEGVLGEMARMGLHTPALNLGISDAFVTQGGVGQLLHEQGLDAEGIAASVKDRYQQLN; from the coding sequence ATGAGCGATAATCGCATTCTGGACATAATTTCATCACCTGCTGACTTAAAGCTCCTCTCCAACGAGGAGCTCTCCATACTTGCAAGCGAAATTCGCCAAGAGATCGTTTCCGTCACGTCGAAAACGGGCGGTCATGTGGCTTCGTCGCTTGGCGCTGTGGAGATCATCCTTGCGCTGCACAGCCTGCTTGATTGCCCGAAGGACAAGATTGTGTTCGACGTGGGGCATCAGGCGTATGCGCATAAACTGGTTACGGGCCGACTGAAGGATTTCCCCACGCTGCGCACGTACGGCGGCATGTCGGGTTTTCCGAAACCGTCCGAAAGCCCGTACGACGTGCATTATTCCGGCCACGCTTCCGATTCGCTTTCCGTGGCCCTTGGCTTGGCCGAGGCTCGCGATCTTTCGGGCGCAGACAACAAGGTTGTTGCCCTTATCGGCGACGCGGCGCTTTCGGGTGGCATGGCGTTTGAAGCCCTGAACAACATCGGCCAGGCGCAAACGCCCATGGTCATCATCTTGAACGACAACGAGATGTCCATCTCGCACAACGTTGGTGCGCTTATGAAGCACCTTGGGTACATGCGCGCTTCGTCGCAGTACCGCCAGGCGCGCGACACTATGCAGGAGCATCTGGAAAGCTCGGGCCCGGTGGGCAAGGCGCTGACCAGCTTCGGCCGCAACATGAAGGAATCGATGAAGCAGTTCGTCATTCCGCATTCCATGATTTTCGAGCAGCTGGGCATTGTGTGCACGGCGCCGGTTGACGGCCACAACATCGCTCAGCTGCGTGAGACGCTGCGCGCGGTGCTGGCGGCAAATGGGCCGGTGCTCATGCATGTGGTCACGCGCAAGGGCGAAGGCTACATGCCTGCCGTGCGCAACCCCGAGAAGTTCCACGGCATCGGGCCGTACAACATTGCCACGGGCGAGGTTATCAAGTCCGACAAGCCCTCGGCGCCGAAGTACACGAACGTGTTCGGCTCCGCGCTGGTGAAAGAAGCGGAAACGAATCAGGATATCGTGGCCATCACGGCAGCCATGAAGGGCGGCACGGGGCTTGATGCGTTCGCCGAGAAGTTCCCGAAGCGCTTCGTGGACACGGGCATTTCCGAAGAGCACGCCGTGGGGTTTGCCGGTGGTTTGGCCGCGGGCGGCAAGAAACCCGTTGTTGCGCTGTACTCCACGTTCATGCAGCGCGCCATCGACCAGACGATCATCAACGTGGCGCTGCCGAAGCTTGACGTGGTGTTCGCCATCGATCGCGCCGGCATCGTGGGTGCCGACGGCCCCACGCACCATGGCGTGTTCGACCTGGTGTACGCTCGCATGGTGCCGAACATGCGCGTGCTGGCCCCCTCGAACGAGGCTGAGCTGGTGCATAGCTTGCATACGGCGCTTGCCATGGGCGGCCCGTTCGCCATTCGCTACCCGCGCGGGGAAGCGGAGGGCGTGCCGTTGCCGGAAGTGCCGGAGGTGCTGCCGGAAGGCAAGGCCCGCATGGTGCGCGAAGGTGACGACGTTGCTCTTTTGGCGTTTGGCCGCATGGTTGGCTACGCTTGCAAGGCCGCAGAGGCGCTGGAACAGCAGGGCATCAGCGTGCGCGTGGTGGACATGCGCTGGGTGAAGCCGCTTGATGCGGACGCCATTCGCGAAGCGGCGGGCACGAAGCTGGTGGTTACCGTCGAGGAAGGCGTTATTGCCGGCGGCGCTGGGGAGGGCGTGCTGGGCGAGATGGCTCGCATGGGCCTGCATACGCCCGCTCTGAACCTGGGCATTTCCGATGCGTTCGTCACGCAAGGCGGCGTTGGCCAGCTGCTGCACGAGCAAGGCCTTGACGCCGAAGGCATTGCCGCCAGCGTAAAGGACCGCTACCAGCAGTTGAACTAG